The following proteins are co-located in the [Pasteurella] mairii genome:
- the acrA_2 gene encoding Membrane-fusion protein: protein MVIQPIIFIKAVILKIKIYLKYILLILLFILILLYFFGEKENRQDISFYVEKGNIHKTVSASGVLRAAEQVDIGAQVSGQIKHILVQEGQRVKKGDLLAIIDPSLAETDLKLAKTELENALANLDAKKINLKQLQSDWERQQRLTLTNATTKRETEETKSRLDIAKAEVRIAQSNLNSAEIKVEKAETELGYTEIRSPIDATVISVMAQSGQTLATSQQVPVLMKLADIDTMKVYAKISEADVIDLHPGLPVSFTLLGNPNYQFNGQLDAVKLAPVYITDLSDNANNAIYYYATFKIPNLEHKLRIAMTTEVTIMLDKRENVLTIPLSALGEMIEQDKYYVTLLRENGKKEQVTVKTGLKDESKIEIIEGLAEGDEVVLSVSAISPSNDSEIYSIGL, encoded by the coding sequence ATGGTTATTCAACCTATTATTTTTATAAAGGCGGTTATTTTGAAAATTAAAATTTATCTTAAATATATTCTGCTTATTTTATTATTTATCTTAATATTGTTATATTTTTTTGGAGAAAAAGAAAATAGACAAGATATTAGTTTTTATGTAGAAAAAGGAAATATTCATAAAACCGTGAGCGCCAGCGGTGTTTTACGGGCAGCAGAACAAGTCGATATTGGTGCTCAAGTGTCCGGACAAATTAAACATATATTGGTGCAAGAGGGGCAGCGGGTTAAAAAAGGAGATCTATTGGCAATCATTGATCCTAGTTTGGCAGAAACCGATTTAAAACTAGCAAAGACCGAATTGGAAAATGCTTTGGCAAATTTAGATGCGAAGAAAATTAATCTTAAACAACTTCAATCAGATTGGGAACGTCAGCAACGCTTAACGCTAACAAATGCAACCACGAAAAGAGAAACCGAAGAGACAAAAAGTCGATTAGATATTGCTAAAGCGGAGGTTAGAATTGCACAAAGTAACCTTAACAGCGCAGAGATTAAAGTGGAAAAAGCAGAAACAGAATTAGGTTATACAGAAATCCGATCACCTATTGACGCGACGGTAATTTCTGTGATGGCACAAAGCGGTCAAACCTTAGCAACCAGTCAACAAGTTCCTGTATTGATGAAATTAGCCGATATTGACACAATGAAAGTCTATGCCAAAATTTCAGAGGCAGATGTGATTGACTTACACCCCGGACTACCAGTTTCATTTACGTTATTAGGAAATCCAAATTATCAATTTAATGGGCAACTTGATGCTGTTAAACTGGCTCCAGTTTATATCACCGATTTATCTGATAATGCCAATAATGCGATTTACTATTATGCTACATTTAAAATTCCTAATCTTGAACATAAATTACGTATTGCCATGACGACAGAGGTAACAATTATGTTGGATAAACGTGAGAATGTATTGACTATTCCTTTATCCGCATTAGGGGAAATGATTGAGCAGGATAAATATTACGTTACATTACTACGTGAAAACGGTAAAAAAGAACAAGTCACAGTCAAAACTGGGCTAAAAGATGAATCAAAAATAGAGATTATTGAAGGATTGGCTGAGGGAGATGAAGTCGTACTCTCCGTTAGCGCAATATCTCCGTCTAATGATAGTGAAATTTATAGCATAGGATTGTGA
- the macB_3 gene encoding antimicrobial peptide ABC transporter permease has product MKQPLIELKNIERRYLNGNTETTVLKSVNLKIYAGDMIAIVGASGSGKSTLMNILGTLDIADNGEYLFRGQNITSLNADELAELRCRHFGFVFQRYHLLPHLSAIGNVEIPAIYSATDKEKRIKRATELLCRLGLEKYLEQKPSQLSGGQQQRVSIARALMNGGEIILADEPTGALDSQSSHEVLKVLKELNQQGHTVILITHDMHIAQHADRIITIKDGEIINDNDNIHLDTPPKIQTAWKKPSKITNRFASLLSYNESFIMAFNMMRAHKVRTLLTMLGIIIGIVAVVCVIALGEGTKNKVLNEFSALGSNTIDIFPGKNWGDTEAYKIQTLNSKDLTLLRQQPYVKGATPNLVLELPVRFLNKTVNATINGVDQDFFTLKNYKLLNGRLFNRQDSETNQAVGVIDKKSKEVIFGTQTIEGKTVFIGDVPVLIIGVVEASSQIAEGQRATIWLPYNTMIARLRNQAYFQQVTVQLEQQIDPVVADKAIIDLLTVKHGKKDFFTFSSSKFLQSLNRTTQALTLMISSIAFISLIVGGIGVMNIMLVSVIERTKEIGIRVAVGAKEKDILHQFLIESATVSLIGGIIGILLSLLFGSLFSLLTDSIKMQFTLSSFFIAFLCSSLIGIIFGYFPARNAARLKPVDALSRE; this is encoded by the coding sequence ATGAAACAACCATTAATTGAACTAAAAAATATTGAGCGGCGCTATCTTAACGGTAATACTGAAACAACAGTACTAAAATCAGTTAATCTAAAAATCTATGCTGGCGACATGATTGCTATCGTAGGTGCTTCCGGCTCAGGTAAGTCAACCTTGATGAACATATTAGGTACTCTTGATATTGCAGATAATGGCGAATATTTGTTTCGAGGGCAAAATATTACTTCATTAAATGCTGATGAACTAGCTGAATTGCGCTGTCGTCATTTTGGTTTCGTTTTTCAACGTTATCATTTATTACCTCACCTAAGTGCAATAGGCAATGTAGAAATTCCTGCCATTTACTCTGCAACAGATAAGGAAAAAAGGATCAAACGGGCAACAGAATTGCTCTGTCGTTTAGGATTAGAAAAATATCTGGAACAAAAGCCATCACAGCTTTCCGGCGGTCAACAGCAGCGGGTTAGTATTGCTCGTGCGTTGATGAACGGAGGAGAAATTATTTTAGCCGACGAGCCAACCGGCGCACTGGACAGTCAAAGCAGCCATGAAGTACTAAAAGTTTTAAAAGAATTAAATCAGCAGGGGCATACCGTTATTTTGATTACCCATGATATGCACATTGCCCAACATGCAGACCGAATTATCACCATAAAAGACGGTGAAATTATCAATGATAATGATAACATCCACCTTGATACTCCGCCAAAAATTCAAACAGCTTGGAAAAAACCAAGTAAGATCACTAACCGGTTTGCTTCACTGCTCAGCTATAACGAATCTTTTATTATGGCATTCAATATGATGCGAGCACATAAAGTCAGAACATTATTAACAATGTTAGGGATTATTATTGGTATCGTCGCTGTCGTCTGTGTAATAGCATTAGGAGAAGGAACTAAAAATAAGGTCTTAAATGAATTTAGCGCATTAGGAAGCAACACAATAGACATTTTTCCCGGCAAAAACTGGGGGGATACGGAAGCGTACAAAATTCAAACGTTGAATAGTAAGGATTTAACTTTATTACGTCAACAACCTTATGTCAAAGGTGCCACGCCTAATCTGGTGTTAGAATTACCCGTTCGTTTTTTAAACAAAACGGTTAATGCCACAATAAATGGTGTAGATCAGGATTTCTTTACATTAAAAAATTATAAACTGTTGAATGGCAGATTATTTAATCGACAAGATTCAGAAACCAATCAAGCAGTGGGTGTTATTGATAAAAAATCAAAAGAAGTGATTTTTGGTACGCAAACAATAGAAGGCAAAACGGTTTTTATAGGTGATGTACCGGTTTTGATTATCGGCGTTGTAGAAGCCTCTTCTCAAATAGCAGAAGGGCAACGGGCGACCATTTGGTTACCATATAATACTATGATTGCACGCTTACGTAACCAAGCTTACTTTCAGCAAGTCACCGTACAATTAGAACAACAGATTGACCCCGTAGTTGCCGACAAAGCTATTATTGATTTACTCACTGTTAAACATGGTAAAAAGGACTTCTTTACCTTCAGCAGCAGTAAATTTTTACAATCCTTAAATCGCACCACTCAAGCATTGACCTTAATGATATCTTCTATTGCCTTTATTTCATTAATTGTCGGAGGAATTGGTGTAATGAATATTATGTTAGTTTCCGTAATTGAACGGACAAAAGAAATAGGTATTCGAGTTGCTGTTGGTGCAAAAGAAAAAGATATACTGCATCAATTTCTGATTGAATCGGCTACTGTTAGCCTTATCGGCGGTATTATTGGTATATTACTCTCATTACTGTTCGGTTCACTTTTTTCGCTATTGACCGACAGTATTAAAATGCAATTCACACTTTCTTCATTTTTTATTGCATTTTTATGTTCATCATTAATAGGCATTATTTTTGGTTATTTTCCAGCACGGAATGCCGCCCGTTTAAAGCCAGTAGATGCACTATCTAGAGAATAA
- the oadG gene encoding oxaloacetate decarboxylase subunit gamma, with protein sequence MTNAALMQEGIHLMFAGMGFVLVFLWILIFAIGLMSKLINTYFPEPVSTSTSSIATTSENDIERLRPVIVAAIAHHRKQHLK encoded by the coding sequence ATGACAAATGCCGCATTAATGCAAGAAGGTATTCACTTAATGTTTGCAGGTATGGGATTTGTGTTGGTCTTTTTATGGATCTTAATCTTCGCTATCGGATTGATGTCCAAATTGATTAATACTTATTTCCCTGAACCGGTTTCCACGTCAACATCCTCGATCGCGACGACGTCGGAAAATGATATCGAGCGTTTACGTCCAGTTATTGTGGCGGCAATCGCGCATCATCGTAAACAACATCTTAAATAA
- the oadA gene encoding oxaloacetate decarboxylase subunit alpha: protein MTAQTKKIAITDVVLRDAHQSLFATRLRLDDMLPIAAELDNIGYWSLEAWGGATFDACIRFLGEDPWVRLRELKKAIPKTPLQMLLRGQNLLGYRHYADDVVDRFVERAVDNGMSVFRVFDAMNDPRNMQQALKAVRKNGAHAQGTLSYTTSPVHTLETWLNTTEQLLEIGIDSLVIKDMSGILTPVDAYKLVSEIKQRYDVQLHLHCHSTTGLAEMTLLKAVEAGVDGIDTAISSMSGTYGHPATEALVAALQDTQYDTGLNIPQLEKIAAYFRNVRKKYAKFEGQLRGVDSRILVAQVPGGMLTNLESQLKQQNASDKIDLVLEEIPKVRADLGYIPLVTPTSQIVGTQSVINVLMGERYKSIAKETAGILKGEYGRTPAPVNAELQARVLEGGQPITDRPADHLAPEMEKLIAEVKQQANEKGIQLAENEIDDVLIVALFPQIGLKFLENRGNQDAFEPAPTLENKATESKINEKSTALSAKTSQGPAVYTVELEGKAFVVKVSEGGEIGQISAAAPTPSAPATTPTNAEGTPVSAPMAGNIWKVVATEGQRVAEGDVLLILEAMKMETEIRASKAGVVQGIRVKTGDSVAVGATLMTLV from the coding sequence ATGACAGCTCAAACAAAGAAAATTGCGATTACCGACGTGGTGTTGCGTGATGCACATCAATCCCTTTTTGCAACCCGTTTACGCCTTGATGATATGCTGCCAATTGCTGCCGAATTGGATAATATCGGTTATTGGTCATTGGAGGCCTGGGGCGGCGCGACCTTTGACGCTTGTATTCGTTTCTTAGGGGAAGATCCTTGGGTACGGTTGCGCGAATTGAAAAAAGCCATTCCGAAAACCCCGTTGCAAATGTTATTGCGCGGACAAAATTTATTGGGCTATCGCCATTATGCTGATGATGTAGTGGATCGGTTTGTGGAACGCGCGGTGGATAACGGAATGTCAGTTTTCCGCGTATTTGACGCCATGAATGATCCGCGCAATATGCAGCAAGCGCTGAAAGCGGTGCGCAAAAATGGCGCTCATGCACAAGGTACATTAAGTTATACCACAAGTCCGGTGCATACCTTAGAAACTTGGTTAAATACCACCGAACAATTGCTAGAAATCGGTATTGATTCCTTGGTGATTAAAGATATGTCAGGAATTTTGACGCCGGTTGACGCGTATAAATTAGTCAGTGAAATTAAGCAACGGTATGATGTGCAACTGCATTTACATTGCCATTCCACCACCGGTCTTGCCGAAATGACCTTGTTGAAAGCGGTGGAAGCTGGTGTAGATGGAATTGACACTGCGATTTCATCCATGAGCGGTACTTACGGTCATCCTGCAACAGAAGCCTTAGTCGCTGCGTTGCAAGATACCCAATACGATACCGGTTTAAATATCCCGCAATTAGAAAAAATTGCCGCTTATTTCCGCAACGTGCGGAAAAAATATGCCAAATTTGAAGGGCAATTGCGCGGCGTGGACAGTCGCATTTTGGTGGCACAAGTCCCTGGCGGGATGTTAACCAACTTGGAAAGTCAATTAAAACAACAAAATGCCTCCGACAAAATTGATTTGGTGTTGGAAGAAATTCCAAAAGTGCGGGCGGATTTGGGCTATATTCCCTTGGTTACACCGACCTCACAAATTGTCGGCACCCAATCGGTAATTAATGTATTAATGGGCGAACGCTATAAATCAATTGCCAAAGAAACTGCCGGTATTTTGAAAGGGGAATACGGACGTACGCCGGCGCCAGTCAATGCCGAATTGCAAGCTCGAGTGTTGGAGGGAGGACAACCGATTACCGACCGTCCGGCAGATCATCTTGCGCCGGAAATGGAAAAATTGATTGCTGAAGTCAAACAACAAGCCAACGAAAAAGGCATTCAATTGGCAGAAAATGAAATTGATGATGTGTTAATTGTGGCATTATTCCCGCAAATTGGCTTGAAATTCTTAGAAAATCGCGGCAATCAGGATGCCTTTGAACCGGCGCCGACCCTAGAAAATAAAGCCACAGAAAGCAAAATAAATGAAAAATCGACCGCACTTTCTGCAAAAACGTCGCAAGGTCCGGCAGTTTACACTGTGGAATTGGAAGGCAAAGCCTTTGTGGTGAAAGTGTCTGAGGGCGGTGAAATCGGGCAAATTAGCGCTGCTGCGCCAACACCAAGCGCACCCGCAACAACGCCAACCAATGCCGAAGGTACACCGGTCAGCGCGCCAATGGCGGGTAATATTTGGAAAGTCGTCGCCACCGAAGGTCAGCGTGTGGCGGAAGGTGATGTGTTGTTGATTTTGGAAGCCATGAAAATGGAAACGGAAATTCGTGCATCCAAAGCCGGCGTCGTGCAAGGTATCCGCGTGAAAACCGGCGATTCTGTTGCCGTTGGCGCTACGTTGATGACCTTAGTGTAG